Proteins encoded by one window of Cellvibrio sp. KY-GH-1:
- a CDS encoding dienelactone hydrolase family protein yields MLIQNHQVDLETPTGTMRCYVYHPKDSAETAGKKFPAIILYSEIFQQTSPIRRSAQIMAGHGFVVIVPEVFHELNPIGTVLGYDDAGRDKGNADKVAKYLEAHDSDTQTMVDYLHRLDYCSGKIGAMGFCLGGGLAYRAAIHPEISATSCFYATDIHSGLTPSQTGNESLTRTGEIKGELQMIWGKQDPHIPAEGRARVYQNLVEKKVNFTWHEFNGVHAFMRDEGDRYDAELQLLGYQMAIGMFRRVLY; encoded by the coding sequence ATGTTAATTCAAAATCATCAAGTAGATTTGGAAACGCCAACGGGAACCATGCGGTGTTATGTCTACCACCCCAAAGACAGCGCCGAAACCGCTGGTAAAAAATTCCCCGCCATTATTCTCTACTCCGAAATTTTCCAACAAACCTCACCTATTCGCCGCAGTGCACAAATTATGGCCGGGCACGGTTTCGTAGTGATAGTGCCTGAAGTATTCCATGAGCTAAACCCGATAGGAACAGTGCTCGGCTATGATGACGCAGGCCGGGATAAAGGGAATGCCGACAAGGTTGCTAAATATCTGGAAGCGCACGACTCAGACACACAAACCATGGTGGATTATTTGCACAGGTTGGATTATTGCTCGGGAAAGATTGGTGCCATGGGTTTCTGTTTGGGTGGCGGTTTGGCCTACCGGGCAGCTATTCACCCTGAAATTTCTGCTACCAGCTGTTTTTATGCAACAGACATTCATTCAGGACTTACACCATCCCAAACCGGCAATGAAAGCCTCACCCGCACCGGTGAAATTAAAGGTGAATTGCAAATGATTTGGGGCAAACAAGACCCGCACATTCCCGCTGAGGGCCGGGCGCGCGTTTACCAAAACCTGGTCGAGAAGAAAGTGAATTTCACTTGGCATGAATTTAATGGCGTACACGCCTTTATGCGCGACGAAGGTGACCGATACGACGCGGAATTGCAGTTGCTTGGCTATCAAATGGCAATTGGTATGTTCAGACGTGTCCTGTACTAA
- the pabB gene encoding aminodeoxychorismate synthase component I has translation MPEAPRLISLPYLRDSALWFMQVRHLPRAVWLDSGHPGSHYGRYDIISAAPQCWLETQGEYTYIHCNDGDQKQSPEDPFALIKQYLPTCSQQQTKTEPLPFIGGALGYFGYDLGRRLEKIPAYAEADIGLADMQVGIYPWALVQDHGNKQSWLVINEHLSHALPGAYNFLEIEQLLAKTPDPDVFHDLKSFLNHSEKPFKISKFNNNLKVNEYHSALARIHDYILAGDCYQVNFAQRFEAEFQGDPWFAYLALRAILPSPFSGFIQLTEQALLSLSPERFIEVRGSAVETKPIKGTIKRGKTADEDQANAKWLQTSEKNRAENVMIVDLLRNDLSKHCVSVSVPALFELQSFANVHHLVSTITGQLAPSTCAIDVLRDAFPGGSITGAPKIRAMEIIEELEPTRRSVYCGSLGYISVDGQLDTSIAIRTLVCDHQKVYCWGGGGIVADSETEQEYRESIGKVKILMDTLEQYFGQPDLTPHV, from the coding sequence CTGCCCTCTGGTTTATGCAGGTGCGCCACTTGCCGCGCGCCGTTTGGCTGGATTCCGGCCACCCGGGCAGTCACTATGGTCGCTACGATATTATCAGCGCCGCCCCACAATGCTGGCTGGAAACTCAGGGCGAGTACACCTACATCCATTGCAATGATGGCGACCAAAAGCAGTCCCCCGAGGACCCTTTTGCACTGATCAAGCAATATTTGCCCACCTGTAGTCAGCAACAGACCAAGACTGAGCCACTGCCATTTATTGGCGGTGCCCTGGGATATTTTGGCTATGACCTGGGACGTCGCCTGGAAAAAATCCCCGCTTACGCAGAGGCAGATATCGGCCTTGCGGATATGCAAGTCGGGATTTATCCCTGGGCTCTGGTGCAGGACCACGGCAATAAACAGAGCTGGCTGGTAATAAATGAACACCTCAGCCATGCGCTTCCCGGGGCTTATAACTTTTTGGAAATCGAACAACTTCTCGCTAAAACCCCAGATCCTGACGTGTTCCACGACTTGAAGTCATTTCTGAATCACTCTGAGAAGCCCTTTAAAATCAGTAAGTTCAATAACAATCTTAAAGTAAATGAATACCACTCGGCGCTCGCCAGAATCCATGACTATATTCTGGCGGGCGACTGCTATCAGGTAAATTTTGCGCAGAGATTTGAAGCAGAATTCCAGGGTGACCCTTGGTTTGCCTACCTTGCCCTGCGTGCAATTTTGCCCTCTCCCTTTTCCGGATTTATCCAACTGACGGAACAAGCACTGCTCAGTTTGTCACCGGAACGCTTTATTGAGGTCAGAGGATCTGCTGTCGAAACCAAACCAATTAAAGGAACAATCAAGCGCGGTAAGACAGCAGACGAGGATCAAGCGAACGCAAAATGGCTGCAAACCAGCGAAAAAAATCGCGCGGAAAACGTGATGATTGTCGATTTGCTGCGCAACGACCTGAGCAAACATTGCGTCAGTGTAAGTGTTCCGGCACTGTTTGAATTGCAGTCCTTTGCCAATGTCCACCATCTGGTCAGCACGATTACCGGTCAATTAGCCCCAAGCACCTGCGCTATTGACGTATTGCGCGATGCGTTTCCCGGGGGCAGCATTACTGGTGCCCCTAAAATTCGCGCGATGGAGATTATCGAGGAGCTAGAACCGACGCGTCGCTCGGTTTACTGCGGAAGCCTTGGCTACATAAGTGTCGATGGACAATTGGATACCAGCATTGCGATACGCACCCTGGTGTGTGATCACCAGAAAGTTTATTGCTGGGGCGGCGGCGGTATAGTTGCCGACTCGGAAACCGAGCAGGAATATCGAGAGTCTATTGGAAAAGTTAAAATTCTGATGGATACATTGGAACAATATTTTGGTCAGCCAGATCTAACCCCACACGTATAA